The nucleotide sequence GAAGTGTCCCCTGAAACACTTGAGAGCTggtgccagtcagtgtcaacagtactgaactagatgcaccaatggtccaactcgttatcaggcagcttcctatgttctggcCCCAGTGGTGGGCTGGGCCATATTTGCACTCAGTCACACACTTCTTAACACAGGCATGCACCTATTCTTCACTTTCTCAACTCCCCATCTCATATGAACTATGTAGATCAGCTGAGAAGGGGGCATTTTCATTCCCACTGTAGCATGCACTTTGGGGAGAATTAAACATCTCTATGGGATGTTAggagaggggtagtacctctgctgGGGGACATGTTAAGTTcgttctggggtagtttgttcacctttggtccccaccctgcattcaactctcacctgtggctcctagaagccatcagcatgcaacagcagccacaccccagaaaACGACTTTTACTGGCtcactaaaccaggtgagggcaacCAATGGGTCaaaaccctcagtgagttgggGACTTCCTTtgtatgcaaagacaggctccagcaaattgagcggatgagaccaatagtgggttaaATGGTctagaaggtggtttctgcacgtgctgttgagggagtggaggggcaggtggggcttgtcaacctgggaaggtagcccatctatgagaaggaaaactgatcctacatctctgctgccttgtggggtatctttggaagaaaagactaaggagtaaaccctgcacaaatccggAATGCAATCCCTTTGACAGTTGGATGACATcatgtacacctccttctggcaactctggctggcagccaagctggaccacatcaacaaggccATGAGAGGAGTGGGGGCGGGCAGGCAGGTTTTATCGTCTGTGCGCCCCAGGACCtacatgcacactgcccaggcttgcaccccaggaaggtcacttcagtgctgctaacggaGCAGTTTGACTTCGCCATCAGACacgcattccattgtctctcaagacagacggatgacAACAAAGCAAGAACAACCCTGCACACTGTAATGGGGATGAAAGCCACATCCTCCCAACAAATCAGTTGAGAAGCCAGGGACGGCCAGTTTCCATCTCCATCATAGTGTTGGGTGGTGAGGTTAAAATCTCCCCACCCAGGTTAATAAGGGAGATACCTGTGAGGAGGGGGAATAGCCTGAGGAGGGTCAGCAGGGAATGAGGTTCCCCGTCACTGAGCTTAGActagttttccccacattgtaaCCATTACAGTGTTCTATTTGAGTTTTGTGGGCAGGTGAAAATCCTTTGCCAGCAATGGCTTTTGCAATAGGGCTTTGATCAAGAACACTTTACCTAGACTAGTTACTAGTCTACCAGTCATACTGATAGCTGGGTAAATAGCATCCTTCATTTTAATTACATGTAGGGGTGAAGTGGGAATTATAAATATAATGAATATATTTGACTATAAAGCCTAAAGGAAAGCATGGCTGTTCCAAATGCAAAAAAGCATATGTGAGCATTTGTATGGATGTCATTTTGTGCTGGATGGTTCTAGAATGGAAGAGGTTGATAACTGCATCTTCTAAACCTATaattgtttctcaaacttgtatttcaatttttttctgtAGGTGATGAAGGGGATAACTTCTATGTTGTTGATCAAGGAGAAATGGATGTAAGTCTTTTCTAAACTATATTACTGCAGTGCTCCAGAATATTTTAAGCACATACAATGCTTCACATGGGCAATAATGGGAACGTGGTCTGTGTCTGTGCTTTTGCATTTCAGACAAATAAATATCAGGGACCTCCATCTTCCCCTCACCAGTTTCCCTTTCCTCTAGCCTTCTCTGAAGCTTAATCCTTACTGCCGTTTGTGTGGTCAGCTATAGGTGGCCACGGCAACTCCAGTGTGATGACAGAACAGCAGGCAGACCAGCAAGCAAGCAGCATGGGTGGCAGCAGCCCAGGCTAGCTATTTAAAGGAGGCAGAGAGCTGCTTTCTGAAGCTCCTCCCCAATTAAATACCACCAGAGGGGGCATTTAAAGGAGCAGGTGGAAGCACTTCAGAGAGCAGCTTGGTTAGGTGCAACGGGAGGAGGGGTTGGTGAGCAGGAGTGGCAGCCCATGATATGTCATATATTTCTGTTCTGCCTTTCAAGACTTTAGTCTTCCCAAGATGGCTTATATTAAAAACAGAGacacaattttgttaaaacaaacagaaaaaacatACAGTATAAATCATAATGCAACAGCCATTTTAAAACAAGTCAATTACAATAACATTCAATAACAAAAATGTTCTAGTAATCATGCTAAACTGAGACTCTGAAATGTAATGTCTCAGAACTACTAAACTGTAAAGCCTTTGTTTTtaggttgcatttttatttacagtTTTTAACCTGCTTTTCTAATTCTCAAAGTGGTGgagaagcaattaaaaacattgtaagcctatacatgtttattcagagtTCAGtcaagcttactcccaggtaaatgggtacaAAATTTATGCCTTACGATATCAAATCAAGCTGTAAGCAGCTGGCACATTACGTAGAACATCCTGTTAAATAAATCActtattctctttaaaaaaataataatgtacttttcaacaatgtaataataatacaagaaatttcccccacccctggaacaGAAGATTAATGTATAAAATTTTGCCATAAGTCCATGTGCAAGGTTGGTGGATGCCAATCATCAGGATATTCATTTGAGTAGTTTGCAAATGGGTACCAAACTTCAATAGAATAGTCTGCATCAGATATATTCTTCAATACATGAACCCTTTGGGCTAGTTTTTCAGATAGGGCAGTAGTCCATGCATTCTGTCTCCATCATATGCAAATGTTCAAGCCCTTTCCAATTCTGTGCTATAAGTAAGTAATCACAGCATTAACAGAAGAAACTACTCAGATCCTTATGTAATAAAGCACGTTGATCTACCATAAAAAATTGTTAATAATCCCAAACTTGGATTACACAGTACGTTGTGATTTGTAATATTACTTATTTGAGCTAATACTCCTTCCCAGAATGAAATCACTTATTATTTGATTATTATGCAAAGGCCAAAGAAATGGTACCCAGTGATAAgcttttctcaaaacaaaatcagAAAACCTCTTGGCACATGTGTTTTGTGGAATATTACTGTGAAAAGGAAATAGAATATTATCCAAATTGGAACATTTAACCAGTTTTGAAATGTTCCGCATCATATTTTTTGAACCATATTGTTTCAGGGGATGCATTTGCAGCAAAATGCCTGTCCTCCAACTTTGTCTGTTGCATCCTTAGGTATATGTTAACAATGAATGGGCCACCAGTGTTGGAGAAGGGGGCAGCTTTGGTGAACTTGCACTGATCTATGGAACACCCCGAGCAGCAACTGTCAAAGCAAAAACTAATGTGAAACTGTGGGGTATTGATAGAGACAGCTATAGAAGAATCCTTATGGTAAgcaatttttatgtttttaaataaatgaatttgaaagagagtgtggttttttttggtgttgaGGTATTGTGACTTGAGTTTGTACAAATCAACATGAGCATATAGGAAAGTTGTACGGCAGCGTTGGAGAACTCTTGAATATAGCTCAATCAGTAGCGCATGAGATTTagtaatctcagggtcgtgggttcgatccCAATTTGATGATTCTAGCTGCACCCACTCATCTGATCTGCTTGGGGCTTTTCATGCAAAGTGTACAGTTGTATTTCCTTCCTCTGCTttgatttgcatgcagaggagAGAATGTCTCAGCAGACTTGTGTTTGCAATTAAGCAAAAAGTAGTTATGCATTTTGCAATTACATGCATGCAATTTTCAGgatgcaattgcattttgaagTTTGAGACTTTCAGTAGCAGTAAGTCTGGGCTTTCCGCTGAGCTTatttgcattcttttttaaacacaCGCACACGTGCTGTTTTTCCAGACAAAGCCAGTCTTCTGCTGGGATTACTAAGAGGTTTttacacactcaggacagagaaaGGGTGTTGGAATTTAAAATTAGCACAAGAGAACCACTATTTATAGCCAAGTCTTAGATTCCTGAAGACTACTGCCACAGAGTGTGTATTGAATAATAAATATGGGAAGGTGAGACACAAATCTTTTCTTCACACACTGATAATGGGACCTGTGGGTTTCTAGTTTGCTATATCCCagccaagactttttttttttaaactaaataaCTTAATGGACAAAAGGTCTTGCCTATTAAGTTGAGTAAACTGACACTTCAGTAAGAGTGAATATTCCTGCTTACTCTGTTGTAAAGGCCAAAAGAGACCTGAGTGGGATTTATGGACTGTCTGAGATACTGGGACAGCATAGAAGCTGCTACCATGAAAGGAATGTGAAATCCCATTGCTTGAGTCAAAGTTCATTCTttgtgcaggcataggcaaactcggccctccaggtgttttgggactacaattcccatcatccctagctaacaggaccagtggtcagggatgatgggaattgtagtcctaaaacaactggagggccaagtttgcctgtgcctgtcttTGTGCATTGACAGTATTGGATACAGTCCACCATTTGACTATTTATAGTGCAAGCCTATAGGTCCATTCTTTGAACTAAGTTCAGTGACTTCAGAAGAGGCTTGCTTTCAGATGAGTGAGTGTATaatgaaaatgaagaagaagaagaagaagaagaagaagttataccccgcccacctgactgggttgctccagccacccAGCCTTAGCATAAATTTTAAGGGGATATGCTGTTCATGATCATTAGCTAATAAAATTATGGTGGAAAACAGGGTTTACAGGCAGCTTAGGGCTTATATTAGAATGGTGTACACAAGACTTGAACCATTTAAGTTTGCCGTCGTATATCCAgttgttttcaaccagtgtgctgtggcaccctggggtgccttgaatgatagttaGGAATgtcacaggcaacactggcctctttccctctttccttctctccctccctccctcctctgatgccttcttgtgtctctacctcccaaaggcttgcattgCTGTtagttgcagcagccctgactacAACCTCCCCagatgaatggtgcctctggggccgGCCAGGGGGTGTTTCCCAGACCCCTGTGGgtcagtgtgaggaggcacttctGTTTGGGATGCGGGGgtcagctcagagaccaggggcagcagctgcccagaggacactcaaggagaggagaggaagctgaaggaacactccacaagggatggtgttcaaaaaaggagtgacataactgggctcctgagtactgcagaaagaatgtagttggtcatggaagccatggactcaaaaaagttgaaaacctctCCTATATGCACTTATCTGGTAGTATGTTTCATTTAACTGAGGAGGACTTACTTACAAGAAATGAATAGGAATGCATTGTAAACATTTCTATGATCTGTTCCATTTTTCTTAGTATTCTAAATTGTTAAACAGAAGAGTATTTTTCAGATCcatttgtgtatgtttttctcCTCCAGGGTAGCAcattgagaaagagaaagatgtaTGAAGAATTTCTTAGTAAAGTGTCAATATTGGGTGAGTGTGAAGAATTTCTTAGCATCGCTATTAGAATATTTGAGTCTTGCCCTACTGTGAACTTCACAGAGGGAGCATATATTGTTGAGGTGCTGTGCTTGAAGCTACAACTGCTAAATCACGAAATGTGAATGGGTGATTAATTTGTTCATGGCAGTGGGAAGAAGTTGGGAAGAAGTGTGGTACAAGGGTTTGCTGTAGGAAAACTGGAGAAGTGTATCCTTATGTGAGATGAACTGGGGATCTAATTCTAAATCTTTGGGATACAGCAAAATAAAccaacttgttttatttttatttagaatccCTTGACAAATGGGAGCGTCTCACAGTAGCTGATGCTTTAGAGCCCGTACAGTTTGAGGATGGACAAAAGATTGTGGTGCAGGGAGAACCAGGAGACGAGTTCTTCATTATTTTGGAGGTGAGTATTTATAACAATGTTGTTTTGGAATTAGATACTAGCAGCTGTAGGGACATGGGCGGCactgtggtcgaaaccactgagcctcttgggcttgctgatcagaacattggtggttcgaatccccgcgacagggtgagctcccgttgctcggtcccagctcctgcccgcctagcagtttgaaagtacatcaaagtgcaagtagataaataggtaccgctctggcgggaaggtaaacggcgtttccgtgtgctgctctggttcgccagaagcggtttagtcatgctggccacatgacgcagaagctgtctgcggacaaacactggctctctcggcctatagagtgagatgagtgccgcaaccgcagagtcatctacgactggacctaacggtcaggggtacctttacctttactagcagCTGTATTTGTCTCATACATTTCAGTTACTTGGGTTATATCAACCTTCTCCAACTGGgcgctttccagatgttttgagcgaCAGCTCTTACCATCTCTGAccgttggctatgctggctagggttgtggttcaacatctggagaacacctgtTTGGGGAATGCTTCTGGATATGATGAAAGGTggttctgtgtttttaaaaagtcatttgtAGACTGCTTGCATCAATACTGGTTCTCTGGACATAAAACGTAGTTGCAAATTATTTTCTGTGATAACAGATTTGATCATAGATGACAATAAATCCCTTTAACAAATGCTGTGGTGGCAGAATTATACATGTAGGAATGCTTAGTTCAATTGTGAATTGTGCTTCTGAATGGTATTTTATCATACTCTCCCCTTTTGAGGAATTAGGATTAAATGGGATAGGTTAAGACAAGTAATTTAATGGGGATGTTTCTGCTTTCTTAAGTCATGAAGTTGTTGCCTTTTGCATAGGATTGCTAAAACAAATCTGGTCATTAACTCTTTAATTCATTTAAAGGGTACAGCTGCTGTGTTACAGCGCAGGTCAGAACATGAAGAATTTGTTGAAGTGGGCAGGCTTGCACCATCTGATTATTTTGGTGAGTTTTCTTGTTTAAGTTGACAATGTCGTTTAAATACTTAAGGCATAAGACCAATGCAAATGACATAatagtatatatttttaaagtcacCCCCTTTCTGGTCCCCTGAGACTTGGCTTCTCTCCCCTTTGCTCCTTTCCATCTCATGAGGCTCACAAAAACTCGTTGACACCTATAATACTACCCTTCCTGGAATGGAGAATAAGCCACAAGATCATATTGTACAGTAAGAAAACATTGAAATCAGATTGATATGATTTTAACCCATGGGAAGCTACAAAAGCATTCTAGCTTGTTTGGAGATCATGAATTAGCTCCAGGTTTGTATGTACCAGAAGCTGTGGTTTATGACAGCTTCCTGGTTTCTTTCTCCATTTGCATGAAGAGAGGCTGCACGTGGGTATATTAAGCTCATGCAAAACTTGTCTCATCAGTCCAGGATATGATCATATGAATTGGGCCATTTAGTAGGTTTGCATCTTTAACACGCTTCTAAAACTTTGGATTCAACTTCTGCAATGGAAAACTTGAGTTTGGGACAATAGAAACATTATTGCAGTTTATTAACTAAATAAGCtggggatttatttttattgcttgctGTAAGATTTAGTATAGTACTACTCTGAACAGAAAATACTACCAAAGACCAGAAATAGGAACCTTGAACCTTGTCATGAATTTTATATCAAATTATGAAGATACTTTTAAGTGTaacttttatggaaatgttactTCCTTCTTGAAGATGATGCAGTACATGAGGGATAACTCAGCACATAGAAttgtactacagtggtgcctcgcaagacaaaattaattcgttctgcgagttgtttcgtattgcaaaaaattcgtcttgcgaagcacgaccataggaatacataggaatgcataggaatttaattcccataggaatgcattgaaattttcgtcttgcgaagcatgaccatagaaaaattcgtcttgtgagtcaccctttcgttagcgaatgcctttcgtctagcgagattttcgttgtgcgaggcattcgtcttgtgaggtaccactgtatttgaaatattAGAAGTATAAATGCCTAAGTATTATTTAAACAATAATTAATTGCAAGGATACCTAGTGTTAGAACTGGAATCCGATTGCAAAGCCAATCCCTGACAACCAACTGGCTACTGATTGTTTGGGAAGCACTGTGCAAATGACTTTGACacttccttttcctctgctctttccaagtACACTccgtgctttaaagctctgtgtccaagcaccccccttttttattccAGAGTTTCCCCACGAAAACCGCCCTTTAGCACTCAGTCGAAGCAAACAACAATCCACAGAACCCCAAATTGATGTTTGCCCCAATTGAGTACTGAAGAGCA is from Lacerta agilis isolate rLacAgi1 chromosome 2, rLacAgi1.pri, whole genome shotgun sequence and encodes:
- the PRKAR1A gene encoding cAMP-dependent protein kinase type I-alpha regulatory subunit isoform X2, with product MATGSTNSEEERSLRECEHYVQKHNIQQLLKDCIVQLCTVRPERPMAFLREYFERLEKEETKQLMCQQKASSRADSREDEISPPPPMNPVVKGRRRRGAISAEVYTEEDAASYVRKVIPKDYKTMAALAKAIEKNVLFAHLDDNERSDIFDAMFPVTYIAGETVIQQGDEGDNFYVVDQGEMDVYVNNEWATSVGEGGSFGELALIYGTPRAATVKAKTNVKLWGIDRDSYRRILMGSTLRKRKMYEEFLSKVSILESLDKWERLTVADALEPVQFEDGQKIVVQGEPGDEFFIILEVSIYNNVVLELVTSSCICLIHFSYLGYINLLQLGAFQMF